In a genomic window of Myotis daubentonii chromosome X, mMyoDau2.1, whole genome shotgun sequence:
- the LPAR4 gene encoding lysophosphatidic acid receptor 4 produces the protein MGDGRLIDFQFQVLNSSLRPRLGNATANNTCIVDDSFKYNLNGAVYSVVFILGLITNSASLFVFCFRMKMRSETAIFITNLALSDLLFVCTLPFKIFYNFNRHWPFGDTLCKISGTAFLTNIYGSMLFLTCISVDRFLAIVYPFRSRTIRTRRNSAIVCAGVWILVLSGGISASLFSTTNVNNTTTTCFEGFSKRVWKTYLSKITIFIEVVGFIIPLILNVSCSSVVLRTLRKPATLSQIGTNKKKVLKMITVHMAIFVVCFVPYNSVLFLYALVRSQAITNCFLERFAKIMYPITLCLATLNCCFDPFIYYFTLESFQKSFYINTHIRMESMFKTEIPLTTKPSLPAIQEEVSDQTTNNGGELMLESTF, from the coding sequence ATGGGTGACGGAAGATTAATTGACTTCCAATTCCAAGTTTTAAATTCAAGCCTCAGACCCAGATTGGGCAATGCTACTGCCAATAATACTTGTATTGTTGATGATTCCTTCAAGTATAATCTGAATGGTGCTGTCTACAGTGTTGTATTCATCCTGGGTCTGATAACCAACAGTGCCTCTCTGTTTGTCTTCTGCTTCCGCATGAAAATGAGAAGTGAGACAGCTATTTTTATCACCAATCTGGCCCTCTCTGATTTGCTCTTTGTCTGCACTCtacctttcaaaatattttacaatttcaaTCGCCACTGGCCTTTTGGTGACACTctctgcaagatctctgggacTGCATTCCTTACCAACATCTATGGGAGCATGCTCTTCCTCACCTGTATTAGCGTGGATCGTTTTCTGGCCATTGTCTATCCCTTCAGATCTCGTACCATTAGGACCAGGAGGAATTCTGCCATTGTGTGTGCTGGAGTCTGGATCCTGGTCCTCAGTGGTGGTATTTCAGCCTCCTTGTTCTCAACCACTAATGTCAACAATACAACCACCACCTGCTTTGAGGGCTTCTCCAAACGTGTTTGGAAGACTTATTTGTCCAAGATCACCATATTTATTGAAGTTGTTGGCTTCATCATCCCTTTGATATTGAATGTCTCTTGCTCTTCTGTGGTGCTGAGAACCCTCCGCAAGCCTGCTACGCTGTCTCAAATTGGGACCAATAAGAAAAAAGTGCTGAAGATGATCACAGTGCATATGGCAATCTTTGTGGTCTGTTTTGTACCCTACAATTCTGTTCTCTTCCTGTATGCCCTGGTGCGCTCTCAAGCCATTACCAATTGCTTTTTGGAAAGATTTGCTAAAATTATGTACCCAATCACCTTGTGCCTTGCAACTCTTAACTGTTGCTTTGACCCTTTCATCTATTACTTCACCCTTGAGTCCTTTCAGAAGTCCTTCTACATAAATACCCATATCAGGATGGAGTCCATGTTTAAGACTGAAATACCTCTAACCACAAAGCCTTCCCTTCCAGCTATTCAAGAGGAAGTCAGTGATCAAACAACAAATAATGGTGGTGAGTTAATGCTAGAATCCACCTTCTAG